Proteins encoded by one window of Candidatus Nomurabacteria bacterium:
- the atpC gene encoding ATP synthase F1 subunit epsilon, giving the protein MSTKTLKLKIVTPERMILEEEVEQVTLPTTEGEITVLPGHVPLIASLGTGEIVAKHIGEGEVSPMSVSGGFVEVKSGSEIIILASTAEPVAQIDIERAKKRAEELMKMKNESDVDFEHFEAELERSLNRVKIADKWRSKKYRK; this is encoded by the coding sequence ATGTCAACTAAAACACTAAAACTGAAGATAGTTACTCCTGAGCGTATGATTCTCGAAGAAGAGGTGGAACAAGTAACCCTTCCTACAACTGAAGGGGAGATAACAGTACTGCCAGGGCATGTGCCACTTATTGCTTCTCTTGGCACAGGAGAAATTGTGGCAAAACACATAGGAGAAGGTGAAGTTTCCCCAATGTCAGTTTCCGGAGGCTTTGTCGAAGTAAAGTCAGGTAGCGAAATAATAATCCTTGCGAGTACCGCCGAGCCTGTAGCTCAGATCGATATTGAACGAGCAAAGAAACGAGCAGAAGAGCTCATGAAAATGAAGAACGAGTCCGATGTCGACTTTGAACACTTCGAGGCGGAACTCGAACGCTCACTCAATAGAGTAAAAATAGCGGACAAGTGGAGAAGTAAGAAATACAGAAAATAA